Within Flavobacterium pisciphilum, the genomic segment AAAATGCTCCAAAAATAAAAGCTACAACAATTAATATATGTGTGGTGGGTACTATAAATGAAATTCCCGCTAAAGCAATACTTGCTCCTATTACAAAAAATGTGAGCAATCGATATTCAGCTTTCAAGAAAGCCAATGCTCCTTCATAAATGTGGTCTGAAATGGCCTTCATCTTGCCATCACCAGCGTCTTGTTTTAACACCCAAGTCCTTTTTATTGCCATGAAAAGTAATCCTATAATTGCCATAACAATTGGCAAGTAAATCATAAATGCATTCATAATTTTTAATGGTATTTTGGTTAATATTAATACTGTAACAAAACGAATTTAAACAAAAAAGCAATACTCTTAACAGAGTATTGCTTTTTTTATAAAATATATAGGGTTAAATTATTTAATACTAAATAATCCCTCTGGTTTGTTTTCGATATCGTCAAAACGTTTTGTGCATTCTGCAATAATAGCAAACGCTTCTGTTACGTCTCCCCATCCACCAACATCTACTTTCTTGTTTTCCAAATCTTTATAAACTTGGAAGAAATGCTCAATTTCTTTAAGTAAGTGGGCATTAATATCAGAAAGGTCTTCTAATGAATTCCAAATTGGATCAGAAACTGGTACACAAATAATTTTCTCATCTGGTCCTTTGTCATCTGCCATATGGAAAACACCAATTGGTTTTACTTCCATAACACATCCAGGAAAAGTTGGCTCATTTACCAAAACCAATACATCTAATGGATCACCATCAAGAGCTAAAGTTTCAGGAATAAATCCGTAATCGGCTGGGTACATCATTGAAGAGAATAACATTCTATCGAAACGCATTCTTTTAATATCAAAATCGTACTCGTATTTATTTCTGCTTCCTCTTGGTATTTCGATTAAAACATCGAAAGTTGTTAGTTTGTCTGCGGTCATTTTTATTGTTTATTATTTTTCTTAATTTCGATTGCAAAAGTAGTTAAAGTATCCCTTTTTACAATAAAAAAATACTGTTATATCATCATTAAGTTTTAATAAACAAGCAATTAATAGGTAATTGTTCTTTTTCGTTTCTTTAAATAATAATGCCAAAGCAAATATGTAGCATAAGAACGATATGGACTCCATTGTGAGGTATGAATTTCCATCTCTTCTTTGTCATGAATATCAAGTAATTCTTTGATTGTATTTACTACTGCAATATCCCCAAGTGGAATTAAATCGGGCTCTTGAAGACAAAACATTAGATAAATATCGATAGTCCAATTTCCGATTCCTTTTAGTTTTATGAGTTCCTCCCGAACTTCTTTGGCTGATTTTGTTGCCAAGCTCTCAATATTAATTTCATTATTTAATATTGCTGAAGCCAATACTTTAATGTAAGCTGTTTTTTGTCGGCTTACGCCCAATGCACGAAACTCTTCATCTGACAAATTTGCCAATGTAGCGGGTACACAAATTGTATGTGCTTTGATTTTTAAAAATGTAGCTTTGGCTGAATCTATAGATACTTGCTGTTCCAGAATAAGCAACACCAATGTTTCAAAACCTTGTGGTCGTTTTGGGATTGGAGGCAATCCATATTCTTGGATGATTGCCTGAAAAATTGGACTCTTCTTTGAAAGATAATCGATTGCTTCTTGCATAATCTGAATTTAGCCCTGATAGAAGTGGCATCCTTTATGTTTCTTTTTAACATAAAGATA encodes:
- a CDS encoding inorganic diphosphatase: MTADKLTTFDVLIEIPRGSRNKYEYDFDIKRMRFDRMLFSSMMYPADYGFIPETLALDGDPLDVLVLVNEPTFPGCVMEVKPIGVFHMADDKGPDEKIICVPVSDPIWNSLEDLSDINAHLLKEIEHFFQVYKDLENKKVDVGGWGDVTEAFAIIAECTKRFDDIENKPEGLFSIK
- a CDS encoding DNA-3-methyladenine glycosylase family protein — protein: MQEAIDYLSKKSPIFQAIIQEYGLPPIPKRPQGFETLVLLILEQQVSIDSAKATFLKIKAHTICVPATLANLSDEEFRALGVSRQKTAYIKVLASAILNNEINIESLATKSAKEVREELIKLKGIGNWTIDIYLMFCLQEPDLIPLGDIAVVNTIKELLDIHDKEEMEIHTSQWSPYRSYATYLLWHYYLKKRKRTITY